GGATACGGGCGCGGACACCGCCCATCCGGACCTGCGGACAAACCTCGTTGCCGGATACAACTTCGTGGACACGTCCGCAACCGTCCAGGACGGTCACGGCCACGGCACCGCGGTCTCGGGAGTCGTCGCGGCGGAGATAGACAATCTTATCGGCGTCGCGGGAATAGCGCAGGCGTCCATAATGCCTCTCAAGGTGGTTGCAGACAACGGCTACTACCAGAACGCCGACCTAATCCAGGGAATTCTTTACGCATCCGATCACAGGGCGAGAGCTATCAACATGAGCCTCGGCGGCAGCCAGGACACCCTTCTTGCGCGCGCCATAGACTACGCCTGGCAGCATGGGGTATTCATATGCGCGGCAGCCGGAAACTCGGGCGCCGACTCCTCGCTCTATCCTGCCGCATACCCGAACGTTGTATCCGTCGGCTACACCACTGAGGCCGACGAGCGCGGCTCCGGCTCTCACTACGGACGCAACGTGGATATATTCGCGCCCGGGGTTCAGGTCGCGTCGACCTCTCTTGGCGGCGGCTACGGCGCGTTTACGGGCTCATCCATCGCCTCGCCTGAGATTGCGGGCCTTGCAGCACTCGTGCTGAGCCTTGAACCTTACTGCACGAACAGGGACGTCCGGGACGCCATTCTTGCAAGCGCGGACACCATCGACGTCGATATAGGCAGAGTGCCGCGCATGAGCGCCGGCCTCTTTGCGTCCTCCGCACGCTTTGTACAGAAGGACACCTTGAGGTTCGACTACGCGTCATCCAAGCCCGCATCCTACACGCTCACGTTCTTCGACGCCGCAGGCCGCAAGGTATCGGAACGCCAGGGGTCCACCGCCGAGCTTGGCCGAATAGACTTCAAGCCTCTCCTTCCCTCCGGAGTCTACTTCTGGGTCATGAGCACATCCTACGGCGCATCTTCAGGAAAGATAGTCTACTTCAAGTGACGTCCGGAAAAAAGAAAAAAGGCGATATGGGAGAGGAAAGCGCTTGCCGCTTTCTCGAATCGAAGGGCTACAAGATTCTTGCCCGCAACTTTCACACGGCCTGGGGCGAGATAGACATAATCGCCTGCCACTCCTCCACCATCGTCTTTGTAGAGGTCAAGACGCGCTCTAGCTCGCACTTTGCCGCTCCTGAGGAGTCCGTCACTCTCACAAAGCAGGACCGCATGCGCAGGGCTGCAGAGCTGTGGCTTGCCGAACACTTTCCAAACGACTCTCCGCAATGCCGCTTCGACGTAGTTTCCATTACACTGCCCCAGTCTCCCGCCGTCATCCGCATCGAGCACTTCGAGGCCGCGTTCGAGTGAAGCCTACACTCTCAGCGCAGGATTGAGACCTTTCTGCGTGCGCTCTCCGCGTTTATCTGAACGGTATACAAGCCTGTGGGAGCCCTGTCGCCCCAGCGTATTTTGCCGGTTCCCGAAGGTTCGGTTATGCTGCGCTTCATACTCAGGATAGCCTGGTTCGTTGAATCTTCTTTCCTCTGCAAGCTCCCTGATAACATCAAACTTGAAAGTGCAGGGACCTATTTTGTCTAAAACCATGTCTCTGTTATTTGCGAGGACGTCTCGCGTGATGCGAGGCGGCTCCGACCTTTTTGTACACGAAATCATACACACCTTCCTTTTAGTGTCTCAATTTTATCTTTTTGACATCTCAATCGTGCAGTCAGGTCGAACTAACCTGAGTAAAAAAACCTGAAAAAAAGGCAGTCTCATGCAATTCGTCCCGCCAATAAAACTTACTTCCTTTAGATTCTTAACCTTTGCTAATTTAAGAATACCACTGGGAGGCATCCCGTAGCACCAGAGATTCAGTTTTTTCAATCCTTTTATCTCGGCAAGCTCACCTACATCTGCCCGCGAGAGTACCCCATATGTTAAGTATACAGCTATGCCTGTAGGAAGCATCTTAAGGGTATTAA
This genomic interval from bacterium contains the following:
- a CDS encoding S8 family serine peptidase gives rise to the protein MKTLNLCLLAGFAGLIILPSAQFAAKIVVKTSDPQSIATLCLSITPLVSYPGALQETREAFGDCYVVELPQSLDPLQSIPGTHAVWAAGSGSVIPLIENPLRTLAPCPDSSWGGPYEPDDEWFSTQWDRAVTRIDWAWNVTKGSKDVLVAILDTGADTAHPDLRTNLVAGYNFVDTSATVQDGHGHGTAVSGVVAAEIDNLIGVAGIAQASIMPLKVVADNGYYQNADLIQGILYASDHRARAINMSLGGSQDTLLARAIDYAWQHGVFICAAAGNSGADSSLYPAAYPNVVSVGYTTEADERGSGSHYGRNVDIFAPGVQVASTSLGGGYGAFTGSSIASPEIAGLAALVLSLEPYCTNRDVRDAILASADTIDVDIGRVPRMSAGLFASSARFVQKDTLRFDYASSKPASYTLTFFDAAGRKVSERQGSTAELGRIDFKPLLPSGVYFWVMSTSYGASSGKIVYFK
- a CDS encoding YraN family protein, translated to MGEESACRFLESKGYKILARNFHTAWGEIDIIACHSSTIVFVEVKTRSSSHFAAPEESVTLTKQDRMRRAAELWLAEHFPNDSPQCRFDVVSITLPQSPAVIRIEHFEAAFE